Proteins encoded in a region of the Halioglobus maricola genome:
- a CDS encoding GGDEF domain-containing protein, which translates to MLTVYLGLSLLFLILCFLSLRFPAGSPHEHRARRFMAIFLGVQSAWYLAFYATLATSGENRLYPTLQDGLGFLSYTLTVPMFHAFANRATPSYNWWIMAGTLILAVPVTVAVPSYIDKLHIGNLATIAIMAVNIKAIGTYMRVTNNVAASILWYLVLLFASLLCLRSLALFVDPGVAVWNESFLSFLLPLMSLSVTILILASVGLTAQQSLIRLALRDQLTGLRNRHALMEDYQSFISRLSRSGNAFALLVCDIDHFKLVNDKYTHEAGDKVLKAFAQRLNRVLREEDIAARVGGEEFVLLVSDASPQILARICERLLEEVRSMAFPDISPDLVITTSIGAVLVDDENIKFESAFRAADEQLYAVKAGGRDAFALSRSQIENSQG; encoded by the coding sequence ATGCTGACAGTTTATCTCGGCCTGTCTTTGCTGTTCCTGATTCTGTGTTTTCTCAGCCTCAGATTTCCTGCAGGCTCCCCCCATGAGCATCGTGCCAGACGGTTCATGGCTATTTTTCTGGGAGTTCAGTCTGCCTGGTATCTCGCGTTTTACGCCACGCTCGCCACCAGCGGGGAGAATCGGCTCTACCCGACCTTACAAGATGGGCTGGGCTTTCTGAGCTACACGCTGACCGTGCCCATGTTTCACGCCTTCGCCAATCGGGCAACTCCGAGCTACAACTGGTGGATCATGGCAGGCACCCTGATATTGGCAGTTCCAGTCACTGTCGCGGTCCCAAGCTACATAGATAAACTGCACATAGGTAATCTCGCCACTATCGCCATCATGGCGGTCAACATTAAGGCCATTGGCACGTATATGCGCGTCACCAACAACGTTGCGGCGAGTATTTTGTGGTATCTGGTTTTGTTGTTCGCGTCGCTGCTCTGTCTCCGCTCTCTCGCCCTTTTCGTTGATCCGGGTGTGGCGGTCTGGAACGAGAGTTTCCTCAGTTTCTTGCTGCCTCTGATGTCGCTGTCGGTTACGATTTTGATTCTGGCGTCGGTTGGCTTGACCGCGCAACAGAGCCTGATTCGGCTCGCGCTGCGTGATCAACTTACAGGGCTTCGAAACCGCCATGCGTTAATGGAAGACTACCAGTCCTTTATCAGTCGATTGAGTCGCAGTGGAAATGCTTTTGCGCTGTTGGTCTGCGATATTGATCACTTCAAATTGGTCAATGACAAATATACTCATGAGGCCGGTGACAAAGTTCTTAAAGCTTTTGCTCAGCGACTGAACCGGGTATTGCGTGAGGAAGATATCGCTGCGCGAGTAGGTGGCGAGGAGTTTGTGTTATTGGTGAGTGATGCCAGTCCACAAATTTTGGCGCGTATTTGCGAGCGCCTGCTGGAGGAAGTACGCAGCATGGCTTTCCCTGATATCAGCCCTGATCTTGTGATCACCACTAGTATTGGCGCAGTGCTGGTGGACGATGAGAACATCAAGTTTGAGAGCGCCTTCCGCGCTGCTGACGAGCAGTTGTATGCAGTGAAAGCCGGAGGACGCGATGCGTTTGCCCTGTCGCGCAGTCAGATCGAAAATTCTCAGGGCTAG
- a CDS encoding SDR family NAD(P)-dependent oxidoreductase: MDRNFKDKTIIITGASAGVGADCARAFADAGANLVLAARGPEALANIETELSSRCKVLTVAMDVADDNACVELLQRAQDHFGSVDVLINNAGMHARGDVEKVSGSDMASMVDVNLRAPLFLTNAALPYMRKAGGGAIVMVGSLAGRTPMQGAATYSATKAGLRAFTYGVHDELRGSGIHVGVVSPGPIDTGFIMDEIDLVEDIVFSQPMSTAEEVAEAVLSVANGEQVEICLPASSGRLTTLSYLFAGLRRKMRPRLYEMGRRNKEKYRQRG, translated from the coding sequence GTGGATCGAAATTTTAAAGACAAGACCATTATCATTACTGGCGCGTCCGCAGGTGTGGGTGCAGATTGTGCCCGAGCCTTTGCTGATGCTGGCGCCAATCTGGTGTTGGCTGCGAGAGGCCCGGAGGCGCTTGCGAACATAGAAACCGAGCTCAGTTCGCGCTGCAAAGTGCTGACCGTGGCGATGGATGTGGCTGACGACAATGCCTGTGTCGAGCTATTACAGCGCGCACAAGATCACTTTGGCAGTGTAGATGTCCTGATTAATAACGCTGGGATGCACGCCCGAGGCGATGTCGAGAAGGTTAGCGGCTCAGACATGGCGAGCATGGTGGATGTCAATTTGCGCGCACCCTTGTTTCTGACCAACGCGGCACTGCCATACATGAGAAAAGCCGGTGGAGGCGCAATTGTTATGGTGGGTTCGCTGGCAGGGCGGACGCCTATGCAGGGCGCTGCGACATACTCGGCCACGAAAGCGGGGCTACGTGCGTTCACCTATGGAGTGCACGACGAATTGCGGGGGAGCGGTATCCATGTGGGCGTTGTGTCACCTGGCCCGATTGATACCGGTTTCATAATGGATGAGATAGATCTGGTCGAAGATATCGTTTTCTCCCAGCCTATGAGCACAGCGGAGGAGGTGGCCGAGGCCGTGCTCAGCGTAGCCAATGGGGAGCAGGTGGAAATTTGCTTGCCTGCCTCGAGTGGCAGGCTGACGACACTGTCCTATCTGTTTGCAGGCTTGCGGCGCAAGATGCGACCCCGGCTCTACGAGATGGGGCGGCGTAATAAGGAAAAATATCGCCAACGCGGTTAG
- a CDS encoding DUF302 domain-containing protein — MPAERYQQSDGFVTKAIANIESNPDLQLVVDIDHSRLGHGAGSPMPPSRVLIFSDARLESELIQHNPLVALDLPLRVLAFESSSSQKSNVIYNAFDYVASRHRLTGDNIPELAERYGEAMSAAVVGLPQDALAVFANDNMQAEGIVTIESPYGFNETLSRVKTAIESQDDTVYFGEVDFQANAASVGVDLMPSHMILFGGPGPGGKAMAKSPTLGLDAFCQKFLIWQDQAGVVRLSFNDLLALARRQQVSIAPALRVINFRLNKVFEEALLAGE, encoded by the coding sequence GTGCCTGCTGAGAGGTACCAGCAAAGCGACGGATTTGTTACGAAGGCAATTGCCAATATTGAGAGCAACCCCGACCTTCAGCTCGTTGTCGATATCGATCACTCCCGTCTGGGACATGGTGCCGGATCACCCATGCCACCGTCTCGGGTGTTGATATTTTCTGACGCGCGCCTGGAGAGCGAACTTATTCAGCATAATCCATTGGTAGCGCTGGATTTGCCGCTCCGCGTATTGGCTTTCGAATCGTCTTCAAGTCAGAAGAGCAATGTCATCTACAACGCTTTCGACTATGTCGCCTCTAGACATCGGCTCACCGGCGACAATATTCCCGAGCTGGCCGAGCGCTATGGAGAGGCGATGAGCGCAGCTGTGGTTGGATTGCCCCAGGATGCGTTGGCGGTCTTTGCGAATGACAACATGCAAGCCGAGGGAATTGTCACTATCGAGAGCCCGTACGGGTTTAACGAAACTCTGAGCAGAGTCAAGACTGCGATAGAATCGCAGGATGACACAGTCTATTTTGGCGAGGTCGATTTCCAGGCCAATGCCGCTTCAGTGGGCGTCGACTTGATGCCGTCCCATATGATCTTGTTCGGCGGTCCCGGCCCGGGAGGAAAGGCAATGGCAAAGTCTCCGACGCTAGGCCTGGATGCTTTTTGTCAGAAGTTTCTGATCTGGCAAGACCAGGCTGGCGTCGTGCGGCTGTCTTTCAACGATCTGCTTGCGTTGGCTCGTAGACAGCAGGTCTCAATTGCGCCAGCACTCAGGGTTATCAATTTCCGCCTGAACAAGGTCTTCGAGGAGGCATTGCTCGCAGGCGAATAA
- a CDS encoding DUF4345 domain-containing protein, with amino-acid sequence MTKESWFLIVAGIGLTPIALAYGAAPSVSMPMLYGVEVNDVSTTHILRAVMGLYLMMALFWLAGARNALFTLPALYSVVVFMLGLAAGRALSLILDGMPSPMLVVYLLLEIGFGVIGTMLIRGYSARPAD; translated from the coding sequence ATGACTAAAGAAAGTTGGTTTTTAATCGTCGCTGGGATTGGGCTGACGCCTATTGCACTGGCGTATGGTGCCGCTCCCTCTGTGAGCATGCCGATGCTGTATGGTGTCGAGGTCAATGATGTGAGCACGACGCATATCCTCCGAGCGGTGATGGGCCTCTATTTGATGATGGCGCTGTTCTGGCTAGCGGGCGCCCGGAACGCTTTGTTTACACTCCCTGCTTTGTACAGTGTGGTCGTTTTTATGCTTGGGCTAGCCGCCGGTAGGGCACTTAGCCTGATACTGGATGGGATGCCCAGCCCGATGTTGGTAGTGTATCTCTTGTTGGAAATAGGTTTTGGTGTGATCGGCACTATGCTGATCAGGGGGTACAGTGCCCGGCCAGCGGACTAG
- a CDS encoding glutamate decarboxylase has protein sequence MALHSKDRIRGRMDDDIYASSDLNGPVPKYRIPEGEQDPRHAYQLVHDELILDGNSRQNLATFCQTWLEPEVHQLMDECADKNMIDKDEYPQTAEIEARCVHMLADLWGAPDVLNTIGCSTTGSSEAAMLGGLAMKWKWRSRREAAGLPAERPNMVCGPVQICWHKFARYFDVELREIPLEGERLIMSAEDVLKRCDENTIGVVPTLGVTFTCQYEPVQAVCEMLDKLEAETGLDIPVHVDAASGGFLAPFCAPDIAWDFRLPRVKSINASGHKFGLAPLGVGWALWREADDLPDDLVFDVNYLGGNMPTFALNFSRPGGQIVAQYYNLIRLGREGYRKIHTACYQTAQYLANEIAAMGPFDLLYDGDSEAGIPALCWRFKPGYDASYSLYDFADRLRGRGWQVPAYSMPANRTDLVIQRILVRHGFSRDMAELLLADMRRCLAHFEGHPVSTPLNQAEAGGFHH, from the coding sequence ATGGCGCTGCACAGCAAAGACAGAATTCGGGGCAGGATGGATGATGACATTTACGCCTCTTCGGACCTGAATGGGCCAGTGCCTAAATACCGGATACCCGAAGGCGAGCAGGACCCTCGCCATGCCTATCAGCTAGTGCATGACGAGCTGATTCTTGATGGCAACTCGCGCCAGAACCTCGCCACGTTCTGTCAGACCTGGTTAGAGCCTGAGGTGCACCAGCTGATGGATGAATGCGCCGACAAAAACATGATCGACAAGGACGAATATCCGCAAACGGCTGAAATAGAGGCGCGTTGCGTGCATATGCTGGCCGATTTGTGGGGCGCTCCGGACGTTCTCAACACTATCGGCTGTTCGACCACTGGCTCGAGCGAGGCGGCCATGCTGGGAGGGCTTGCCATGAAATGGAAGTGGCGTTCCAGACGCGAAGCGGCAGGGCTTCCTGCGGAGCGGCCCAATATGGTGTGTGGTCCGGTACAGATCTGCTGGCACAAGTTTGCCCGCTATTTTGATGTGGAGCTCAGGGAGATTCCCCTGGAAGGTGAGCGCTTGATCATGAGCGCGGAAGACGTGCTCAAACGCTGTGATGAGAACACTATCGGTGTCGTGCCCACACTGGGTGTTACTTTCACCTGCCAGTATGAGCCCGTGCAGGCGGTGTGCGAGATGTTGGACAAATTGGAGGCCGAGACAGGCCTGGATATTCCTGTCCATGTAGATGCGGCCAGTGGTGGTTTTCTGGCGCCTTTTTGCGCGCCTGACATCGCGTGGGACTTCCGCCTCCCCAGAGTGAAGTCCATCAATGCTTCCGGTCACAAGTTTGGGCTGGCACCATTGGGTGTTGGCTGGGCGCTTTGGCGGGAGGCAGATGATCTCCCCGATGATCTGGTCTTCGATGTTAACTATCTCGGCGGCAATATGCCGACATTCGCCCTGAATTTCTCCCGGCCGGGGGGGCAGATAGTCGCCCAGTATTACAACCTGATTCGACTCGGCCGCGAGGGCTATCGCAAGATCCACACGGCCTGTTATCAAACGGCCCAGTATTTGGCCAATGAGATCGCTGCGATGGGCCCCTTCGATCTTCTTTACGATGGTGATTCGGAAGCCGGGATTCCTGCACTCTGTTGGCGCTTCAAGCCGGGCTACGATGCGAGCTATTCGCTCTATGACTTCGCTGACCGTCTGCGCGGGCGCGGCTGGCAAGTGCCGGCCTACTCTATGCCGGCCAATCGCACGGATCTGGTCATCCAGCGTATTCTGGTTCGGCACGGTTTCAGCCGGGATATGGCAGAACTGCTGCTGGCGGATATGCGCCGCTGCCTCGCCCATTTCGAGGGGCATCCGGTAAGCACCCCGCTCAATCAAGCCGAAGCCGGTGGGTTTCACCATTAA